One Streptomyces sp. ML-6 genomic region harbors:
- a CDS encoding GNAT family N-acetyltransferase — protein sequence MDPITLTTDRLSLRPFTGEDVDGIHAACQDPDIRRWTVVPSPYSRADAEFFAEKLCPDGWRDDSSYNFAVVLRTGGALVGALGLTRHNLPGLYEVGFWSAAEHRGNGYTTEAVLSAARWAFTELGCDRLEWRAEAGNTASRAVALRAGFRMEGEQRSGLFNKGVRRDAWVGALLPSDLGLPGTHPYLPVP from the coding sequence ATGGACCCGATCACCCTCACCACCGACCGCCTGTCGCTGCGCCCCTTCACCGGCGAGGACGTCGACGGAATCCACGCGGCCTGTCAGGATCCGGACATCCGGCGCTGGACGGTCGTGCCCTCCCCCTACAGCCGCGCCGACGCCGAGTTCTTCGCGGAGAAGCTGTGTCCCGACGGCTGGCGCGACGACTCCTCGTACAACTTCGCGGTGGTCCTGCGCACCGGCGGGGCCCTGGTGGGCGCGCTCGGCCTCACCCGCCACAACCTCCCGGGCCTGTACGAGGTGGGTTTCTGGTCCGCCGCCGAGCACCGCGGGAACGGCTACACGACGGAAGCGGTGCTGTCCGCCGCCCGCTGGGCGTTCACGGAGCTGGGCTGCGACCGGCTGGAGTGGCGCGCCGAGGCCGGTAACACCGCCTCGCGCGCCGTGGCCCTGCGGGCGGGGTTCCGGATGGAGGGCGAGCAGCGTTCGGGGCTGTTCAACAAGGGGGTGCGGCGCGATGCCTGGGTGGGGGCGCTGCTCCCCTCCGACCTCGGCCTGCCGGGCACCCACCCCTATCTGCCCGTCCCCTGA